The following are encoded together in the Kribbella voronezhensis genome:
- a CDS encoding vanadium-dependent haloperoxidase: MTSPVSRRDLLLAGGTIVAASAVGASTTAAATPNLRTHHGGRSGGGVVVAWNQTLLRILRTAGAQPATVHPTRSFAILHAAIHHAVTSSGRSYLLAHPAGAAVAAAAQAAHDVLVALYPAQAASLDRQLAADLATVEQRHAREAGIGVGRLAARRLLDLRRNDGSSATPSPLPAGTEPGQYRPAPPGFLPAVFTHWAHVTPFVVDRVDRFLPEAYPELSSRRYAAATNEVKRLGQDTSTSRTGDQTEQAHFWAAPIWNYWNEITQTVVLAEGKDLAETARIFAHLNLALADAVIAFYDAKYHYRVWRPITAIRLAGDDTNPATEADPAWNSLGTTPPDPAYPGAHSVISQTSATVLTAEFGRGHRLAVTSEVLPGVTRHFATFQAVADEAGLSRIYAGVHTRLDHYAGRKLGHDLARATLSRTTTG, from the coding sequence GTGACATCTCCGGTCTCGCGTCGAGATCTCCTCCTCGCCGGCGGCACGATCGTGGCGGCATCGGCCGTAGGAGCCAGTACTACGGCCGCCGCCACCCCCAACCTCCGCACGCACCACGGCGGCCGGAGCGGCGGCGGTGTGGTCGTCGCCTGGAATCAGACTTTGCTCCGCATCCTCCGCACCGCTGGTGCTCAGCCGGCCACCGTCCACCCGACCCGCAGCTTCGCGATCCTGCACGCCGCGATCCACCACGCTGTCACCAGCTCGGGAAGGTCCTACCTGCTCGCACACCCGGCCGGGGCGGCGGTCGCGGCCGCCGCGCAGGCGGCCCACGACGTACTGGTCGCCCTGTACCCGGCCCAGGCTGCGTCGCTTGACCGGCAGTTGGCAGCTGACCTGGCCACAGTTGAACAGCGGCACGCTCGCGAAGCCGGGATCGGAGTGGGACGCCTGGCCGCCCGGCGGCTCCTCGACCTGCGCAGGAACGACGGGTCGTCGGCCACTCCATCGCCGCTGCCGGCGGGCACCGAACCTGGCCAGTACCGGCCGGCACCGCCCGGGTTCTTGCCGGCCGTCTTCACCCACTGGGCACACGTCACCCCGTTCGTCGTCGACCGCGTCGACCGGTTCCTGCCGGAGGCCTATCCGGAGCTGAGCAGCCGCCGGTACGCCGCCGCGACCAACGAGGTCAAACGCCTCGGCCAGGACACCAGCACCAGCCGTACCGGCGATCAGACCGAGCAGGCCCACTTCTGGGCGGCACCGATCTGGAACTACTGGAACGAGATCACCCAGACCGTGGTGCTTGCCGAGGGCAAGGATCTGGCGGAGACCGCCCGCATCTTCGCCCACCTCAACCTGGCCTTGGCCGACGCGGTCATCGCGTTCTACGACGCCAAATACCACTACCGCGTCTGGCGACCGATCACCGCGATCCGCCTGGCCGGTGACGACACCAACCCCGCCACCGAGGCGGACCCGGCCTGGAACAGCCTCGGCACCACACCGCCGGATCCGGCCTATCCCGGCGCCCACAGCGTCATCTCCCAGACCAGCGCGACAGTGCTGACCGCGGAGTTCGGGCGAGGCCACCGCCTCGCCGTCACCTCCGAAGTCCTCCCCGGCGTCACCCGCCACTTCGCCACCTTCCAGGCCGTCGCCGACGAAGCCGGCCTCAGCCGCATCTACGCCGGCGTCCACACCAGACTCGACCACTACGCCGGCCGCAAACTAGGCCACGACCTCGCCCGAGCAACCCTCTCCCGAACAACCACAGGCTGA
- a CDS encoding RNA polymerase sigma factor has product MSDDRYPDWEAVYNDNVDRVYRLMYAKVGNRPDAEDLAAEVFVTALRPLRLAASVGEVRAYLLATTRTVLAGYWRRTLGREITVLEEDWALVEPAADSGHTGAGARAEAILAELPERYRRILQLRFLNACSLKEAAAELGVTVGNAKVLQHRALRQAAVVADRMEA; this is encoded by the coding sequence GTGAGCGACGACAGGTACCCGGACTGGGAGGCGGTCTACAACGACAACGTCGACCGGGTCTACCGGCTGATGTACGCCAAGGTGGGCAACCGGCCCGACGCGGAGGATCTGGCCGCGGAGGTGTTCGTCACCGCGCTGCGGCCGTTGCGGTTGGCCGCGAGCGTCGGCGAAGTACGGGCGTACCTTCTCGCGACCACGCGGACCGTGCTCGCGGGGTACTGGCGGCGAACGCTCGGCCGTGAGATCACGGTGCTCGAGGAGGACTGGGCACTGGTCGAGCCGGCCGCCGACTCGGGCCACACCGGTGCCGGGGCTCGCGCTGAGGCGATCCTGGCCGAGTTACCCGAGCGGTACCGGCGCATTCTGCAGCTACGGTTTCTCAATGCGTGTTCGCTGAAAGAGGCCGCGGCGGAATTGGGAGTGACGGTGGGCAACGCGAAGGTGCTTCAGCACCGGGCGCTTCGTCAGGCCGCGGTGGTGGCAGACAGGATGGAGGCGTGA
- a CDS encoding Rieske (2Fe-2S) protein has translation MRGVRRFVKDLLRGRRTKPFTVDRTDESQLRTAIALKAGGADTGPSPEFVESLRERLRTELDDNPPVELPRGNSRRRFVTSVAAASAASIGLGAAIERGLSGAGSAVTAEPPPADQTLMPDNGEWRAVVAAKDLPDGSVRPFDAGTMIGFVRRTSEGLYAVSGVCTHLGCKLALDGPARQLNCPCHNAAFAVDGSVLHHRLPTALAPLPKLMVRESEGVIQVFVPPQPA, from the coding sequence ATGCGTGGAGTGCGCCGCTTCGTCAAAGACCTGCTGCGAGGGCGTCGGACCAAACCCTTCACCGTTGACCGGACCGACGAATCGCAGCTCCGGACCGCGATCGCACTGAAGGCCGGCGGCGCTGACACCGGGCCGAGCCCGGAATTCGTCGAGTCGCTTCGCGAGCGGCTACGGACGGAACTGGACGACAACCCACCGGTTGAGCTGCCCCGGGGCAACAGCCGCCGCCGGTTCGTGACGTCGGTTGCGGCGGCGTCGGCGGCTTCGATCGGGCTCGGCGCCGCGATCGAACGGGGACTGAGCGGCGCCGGCAGCGCGGTCACCGCAGAGCCACCACCGGCCGACCAGACCCTGATGCCCGACAACGGGGAATGGCGCGCAGTCGTCGCCGCCAAGGACCTCCCCGACGGCAGCGTGCGGCCGTTCGACGCCGGCACGATGATCGGCTTCGTCCGTCGCACGAGCGAAGGCCTGTACGCCGTATCGGGCGTCTGCACCCATCTGGGCTGCAAGCTGGCCTTGGACGGACCGGCGCGGCAGCTGAACTGCCCGTGCCACAACGCCGCGTTCGCCGTCGACGGATCGGTCTTGCACCACCGCCTCCCGACAGCGCTGGCGCCCTTGCCGAAGCTGATGGTCCGCGAGTCCGAGGGAGTGATCCAGGTCTTCGTGCCGCCGCAACCGGCGTAA
- a CDS encoding cupredoxin domain-containing protein, protein MRNSRGTRRFITALAAAVSLTAVAACGDTKPQSQPIPSASAGDTSSAPSTMPGMSMSPTDAPTGPAVATQSVKIKEFAFGPASITVKVGATVTWTNGDQDPHTVTSQAKDGPLKSATMNNGDTYQYTFTKAGTYNYLCTIHPFMTGTVVVTA, encoded by the coding sequence ATGAGAAACAGCCGTGGAACACGACGCTTCATCACCGCGCTCGCCGCGGCCGTCAGCCTGACGGCCGTGGCCGCGTGTGGCGACACGAAGCCCCAGTCCCAGCCCATCCCCTCGGCGTCGGCCGGGGACACCTCGTCGGCGCCTTCAACGATGCCGGGTATGTCGATGTCACCCACCGATGCGCCGACCGGTCCGGCCGTCGCGACCCAGTCGGTGAAGATCAAGGAGTTCGCCTTCGGTCCGGCCAGTATCACCGTGAAGGTCGGCGCGACCGTGACGTGGACGAACGGTGACCAGGATCCGCACACGGTCACCAGCCAGGCCAAGGACGGACCGTTGAAGTCGGCAACGATGAACAACGGCGACACCTACCAGTACACCTTCACCAAGGCCGGCACCTACAACTATCTCTGCACGATCCACCCGTTCATGACCGGCACCGTGGTGGTGACAGCGTGA
- a CDS encoding metallophosphoesterase family protein has protein sequence MNADGQDSAPVEDDLSPEGMTRRQLLRHTAWFGAAVVLTVTGGEVISQIARPDDVPPAQAAPGALRFIQISDSHLGFKGPANTGVEESFAEAIQQINALPYRADFVMHTGDLTHLSTAGQFDQVKQMMSELKTGHVFTVPGEHDSIDDAGQKYRKAFGAGTAGDGWYSFDLQGVHFLSLVNTLSLEKLGHLGTEQLEFVEKDVAKLSSDTPIVVFSHIPLFALYPQWGWGTDDATQALSYLKRFSSVTCLNGHIHQLFTKTEGNVTFHSATTTAYPLPRPGERPAPTPVTLPAGKLKDALGIREVSYLEGTRNLAVKDVKLA, from the coding sequence GTGAACGCCGACGGCCAGGACTCAGCACCTGTCGAGGACGACCTGAGTCCCGAAGGGATGACGCGACGCCAACTGCTGCGGCATACCGCATGGTTCGGGGCCGCTGTGGTGCTCACCGTCACCGGCGGCGAGGTCATCAGCCAGATCGCGCGGCCGGACGACGTACCTCCCGCGCAGGCTGCGCCCGGCGCACTGCGGTTCATCCAGATCAGTGACAGCCATCTGGGCTTCAAAGGCCCGGCCAACACCGGGGTCGAGGAGTCTTTCGCCGAAGCCATCCAGCAGATCAACGCCTTGCCGTACCGCGCGGACTTCGTCATGCACACCGGTGATCTCACCCATCTGTCCACCGCCGGCCAGTTCGACCAGGTCAAGCAGATGATGAGCGAGCTGAAGACCGGTCACGTGTTCACCGTCCCCGGCGAGCACGACTCCATCGACGACGCGGGCCAGAAGTACCGCAAGGCGTTCGGTGCCGGGACTGCCGGCGACGGCTGGTACAGCTTCGACCTTCAGGGCGTGCACTTCCTGTCCCTGGTCAACACGCTGAGTCTGGAAAAGCTGGGCCATCTCGGCACCGAACAGCTCGAGTTCGTCGAGAAGGACGTGGCCAAGCTGTCCTCGGACACCCCGATCGTGGTGTTCAGCCACATCCCGCTGTTCGCCCTCTATCCGCAGTGGGGCTGGGGCACGGACGACGCGACCCAGGCCCTCAGCTACCTCAAACGGTTCTCCTCGGTCACCTGCCTCAACGGCCACATCCACCAGCTCTTCACCAAGACCGAAGGCAACGTCACCTTCCACAGCGCGACCACCACCGCCTATCCGCTGCCGCGTCCCGGCGAACGCCCCGCCCCGACGCCGGTCACCCTGCCGGCCGGAAAGCTGAAGGACGCCCTCGGGATCCGCGAAGTCAGCTACCTCGAAGGCACCCGGAACCTCGCGGTCAAGGACGTGAAGCTCGCATGA
- a CDS encoding zinc-binding dehydrogenase, which translates to MRAIAIREFGDPSGMALVDVPEPVPGAGQVVIATEAIGVGGVDAVIRRGTLGAGFARGMIPGSEVAGTITAVGDDVDRVWIGRRVWAFTGTEGGYAEQALAYLEDVTPLPEGLTSISAVTLGSAAAVAHFALAHAHFVAGESVLVRGAAGSIGIATVELAARGGAAVVAVTTSAADRGRQLERLGATHVLDRAGYGGQGAPELYDVVIDIVGGDALPTFIDRLAPNGRLILVGAVAGFPPADFGMRLLQTFQQSRSVATFSLATTAPATRAAVRADLFEAAVRGELHPVVHQTMPLDHAAEAHDLMDRGTVFGRIVLTP; encoded by the coding sequence GTGCGAGCAATAGCGATCCGGGAGTTCGGCGACCCGAGCGGGATGGCGCTGGTCGACGTACCGGAGCCGGTGCCCGGAGCCGGCCAAGTGGTGATCGCGACCGAGGCGATCGGCGTCGGCGGCGTCGATGCGGTGATCCGTCGCGGTACTCTCGGCGCCGGGTTCGCCCGAGGCATGATCCCCGGCAGCGAGGTCGCGGGGACCATCACCGCGGTCGGGGACGACGTCGACCGGGTGTGGATCGGACGGCGAGTCTGGGCCTTCACCGGCACCGAAGGCGGGTACGCCGAGCAGGCGCTCGCGTATCTCGAGGACGTGACGCCCCTCCCCGAGGGCCTCACGTCGATCAGCGCGGTGACCCTCGGCAGCGCAGCCGCAGTCGCCCACTTCGCCCTCGCCCACGCACATTTCGTCGCGGGCGAGTCGGTGCTGGTCCGCGGAGCCGCGGGCAGCATCGGTATCGCGACAGTGGAGCTCGCGGCGCGCGGGGGAGCGGCCGTAGTCGCGGTGACCACGTCAGCTGCTGACCGGGGTCGGCAACTCGAAAGACTCGGGGCAACACATGTGCTGGATCGGGCCGGGTACGGCGGGCAGGGCGCGCCGGAACTGTACGACGTCGTCATCGACATCGTCGGTGGGGACGCCCTGCCCACCTTCATCGACCGGCTCGCGCCGAACGGCCGCCTGATCCTCGTCGGAGCGGTGGCCGGGTTCCCGCCGGCCGACTTCGGGATGCGGCTGCTCCAGACGTTCCAGCAGTCGCGGTCCGTCGCCACGTTCAGCCTCGCGACGACAGCTCCGGCCACCCGGGCGGCCGTTCGCGCCGACCTCTTCGAGGCCGCCGTCCGCGGCGAACTGCACCCCGTCGTCCACCAGACCATGCCCCTCGATCACGCGGCCGAGGCACACGACCTGATGGACCGAGGCACCGTGTTCGGCCGGATCGTCCTCACGCCCTGA
- a CDS encoding TetR/AcrR family transcriptional regulator produces the protein MSQMLRADAQDNRDRILTAARTLFADRGLDVGMREIARRAEVGPATLYRRFPTKQALIDEAFAAEMGACRRIVEEGCGDPDPWRGFTSVVKRLTALNVRNKGFVDAFLSTGPPGAAFSEHRRELLAMLSALAKRAQAEGRLRTDFVIDDLVLVLLAGRGLASTLTSARDAAAHRFATLAIDAFRSTSKRADAV, from the coding sequence ATGTCTCAGATGCTTCGCGCCGACGCGCAGGACAACCGCGACCGGATCCTCACCGCCGCGCGGACCCTCTTCGCCGACCGCGGACTCGACGTCGGGATGCGCGAGATCGCCCGCCGTGCAGAGGTCGGCCCGGCGACTCTGTACCGCCGCTTCCCCACCAAGCAGGCGCTCATCGACGAGGCGTTCGCCGCCGAAATGGGGGCCTGCCGGAGGATCGTCGAGGAGGGCTGCGGCGATCCCGACCCGTGGCGCGGGTTCACGTCCGTGGTGAAACGCCTCACCGCGCTGAACGTGCGCAACAAGGGCTTCGTCGATGCCTTCCTGTCCACCGGCCCGCCGGGAGCGGCGTTCTCGGAGCATCGACGCGAACTGCTCGCGATGCTCAGCGCGCTCGCGAAGAGAGCACAAGCCGAAGGCAGACTCCGCACGGACTTCGTCATCGACGACCTGGTACTCGTCCTGCTCGCCGGCCGGGGCCTGGCGTCCACCCTCACCAGCGCCCGGGACGCAGCCGCACACCGCTTCGCCACCCTCGCCATCGACGCCTTCCGCAGTACGTCGAAAAGAGCTGACGCGGTATAA
- a CDS encoding J domain-containing protein yields MTTRPIPDLYAILGVPATASDDELDRAFRRLVRRLHPDTRTSSGPDAAADQRLQEILAAYDCLRDPVRRAAYNRTRPATTPRPHVRVTPRAPLRIKPALRVGPVRWQPLQSRPRNRAE; encoded by the coding sequence GTGACCACGCGACCGATTCCTGACCTGTACGCGATCCTCGGCGTGCCTGCTACAGCCTCGGACGACGAGCTCGATCGCGCGTTCCGCCGCCTCGTCCGCCGGCTTCACCCCGACACGCGCACATCGTCAGGGCCGGACGCTGCCGCCGACCAGCGCCTACAGGAAATCCTCGCCGCGTACGACTGCCTGCGGGACCCGGTCCGCCGAGCCGCCTACAACCGCACCCGGCCGGCGACCACACCTCGACCTCACGTCCGGGTCACACCCCGGGCCCCGCTTCGGATCAAGCCCGCCCTCCGGGTCGGCCCGGTGCGCTGGCAACCGCTCCAGAGCCGGCCCCGGAACCGCGCAGAGTGA
- the arfA gene encoding arabinosylfuranosidase ArfA, with amino-acid sequence MTSASLVLDPAFRVAPVNRRIFGSFVEHMGRCVYTGIYEPGHATADEDGFRKDVLELTRELGVSLVRYPGGNFVSGYRWEDGVGPREARPRRLDLAWHSVETNQFGLAEFDRWCGKAGVEPMMALNLGTRGVQEALDLQEYANHAGGTALSDLRVQHGAESPYGIKLWCLGNEMDGPWQIGHKTAAEYGRLAAETARAMRMVENDLELVACGSSSRAMPTFGSWERDVLRECYEFVDHISAHAYYNDEEGDTVSFLASAVDMDRFIDAVVATADHVAAELKTDKKITISFDEWNVWYGERSRRTDGPGDAWEVAPRRIEDEYNVTDAVVVGNLLISLLRHSDRVGVACIAQLANVIAPIMTEPDGSAWRQTTFHPFAITSGLAAGQVLRIELESPSIRTAKYGEVPSVDAVATYDEESGKLAVFLVNRSIDGPVDITIDTSRTPVTEVLDALGIHDDDRDAVNTAQHPDRVTPTKNDSVRLDGGKVTVTLPATSWTALSLATR; translated from the coding sequence GTGACCTCTGCCTCTCTCGTCCTCGACCCCGCCTTCCGCGTCGCGCCGGTGAACCGGCGGATCTTCGGCTCGTTCGTCGAGCACATGGGCCGCTGCGTCTACACCGGCATCTACGAACCCGGCCATGCCACCGCCGACGAGGACGGCTTCCGCAAGGACGTCCTCGAACTCACCCGCGAACTCGGCGTCTCCCTGGTCCGCTATCCCGGTGGCAACTTCGTCTCCGGCTACCGCTGGGAGGACGGCGTCGGACCGCGAGAAGCCCGTCCGCGCCGGCTCGACCTGGCCTGGCACAGCGTCGAGACCAATCAGTTCGGCCTGGCCGAGTTCGACCGGTGGTGCGGCAAGGCCGGCGTGGAGCCGATGATGGCCCTCAACCTGGGCACCCGCGGTGTCCAGGAGGCGCTCGACCTGCAGGAGTACGCGAACCACGCCGGCGGCACGGCGCTGTCCGACCTCCGGGTCCAGCACGGCGCGGAGTCGCCGTACGGGATCAAACTGTGGTGCCTGGGCAACGAGATGGACGGGCCCTGGCAGATCGGTCACAAGACCGCCGCCGAGTACGGACGGCTGGCGGCCGAGACCGCGCGCGCGATGCGGATGGTCGAGAACGACCTCGAGTTGGTCGCCTGCGGCTCGTCCTCCCGCGCGATGCCGACCTTCGGCAGCTGGGAGCGCGACGTACTGCGGGAGTGCTACGAGTTCGTCGACCACATCTCGGCCCACGCCTACTACAACGACGAGGAAGGCGACACCGTCTCGTTCCTCGCCTCCGCTGTCGACATGGACCGCTTCATCGACGCCGTGGTGGCGACGGCGGACCATGTCGCCGCCGAACTCAAGACGGACAAGAAGATCACCATCTCCTTCGACGAGTGGAACGTCTGGTACGGCGAGCGTTCCCGGCGGACCGACGGCCCGGGTGATGCCTGGGAGGTGGCACCGCGACGGATCGAGGACGAGTACAACGTCACCGATGCCGTTGTCGTGGGCAACTTGCTGATCTCCCTGCTGCGGCACAGCGACCGGGTCGGCGTGGCCTGTATCGCCCAGCTGGCCAACGTGATCGCGCCCATCATGACCGAGCCCGACGGATCCGCCTGGCGGCAGACGACGTTCCACCCGTTCGCGATCACGTCCGGGCTGGCGGCGGGGCAGGTGCTGCGGATCGAGCTGGAGTCCCCGTCGATCAGGACCGCGAAGTACGGCGAAGTCCCCAGCGTCGACGCGGTCGCGACGTACGACGAGGAGTCGGGAAAGCTGGCGGTCTTCCTGGTCAACCGTTCGATCGACGGCCCGGTCGACATCACCATCGACACCAGCCGCACGCCGGTGACCGAAGTACTGGACGCCCTGGGAATTCATGACGACGACCGTGATGCCGTCAACACCGCGCAGCACCCGGACCGCGTGACGCCGACCAAGAACGACTCGGTTCGGCTCGACGGCGGCAAGGTCACTGTGACCCTGCCCGCGACCTCATGGACGGCGCTGAGCCTCGCGACCCGCTGA
- a CDS encoding arabinan endo-1,5-alpha-L-arabinosidase: MRRIQALLGCLFLLAVLTAAPSATAGPGGGELTGDLTAHDPALIRDGGQWYVFSTGDERIAGGTIQLRKSGDGRRWSFAGTVFERIPSWLSSEVPGVSNLWAPEVVKHGNTFYLYYAASTFGSNRSVIALATNTTLDPGNPAYRWVDRGLVQRSTTTDDYNAIDPGVVTDGQGTPWLAFGSFWSGIRMIRLQWPSGLAAPNQATPLRLADRRVPPNAIEAPYIVSRGGWYYLFVSFDFCCRGTESTYKIAVGRSRSVTGPYSDQAGKPMLEGGGTVILSSAGRKIGPGGQSVSGDWLAHHYYDADANGAVRLDIRQLSWGSNGWPSIR; this comes from the coding sequence ATGAGGCGCATCCAAGCTCTCCTCGGTTGTCTGTTCCTGCTCGCTGTGCTCACCGCAGCGCCCAGCGCGACCGCCGGCCCGGGTGGCGGCGAACTGACCGGCGACCTCACCGCGCACGATCCCGCGCTGATTCGCGACGGCGGTCAGTGGTACGTCTTCTCGACCGGTGACGAGCGCATCGCCGGTGGCACGATCCAGCTCCGCAAGTCCGGCGACGGCCGGCGCTGGTCCTTCGCGGGCACGGTGTTCGAACGGATCCCTTCCTGGCTGAGCTCCGAGGTGCCCGGGGTCTCGAACCTGTGGGCACCGGAGGTGGTGAAGCACGGCAACACCTTCTACCTCTACTACGCCGCCTCGACCTTCGGCTCGAACCGCTCGGTGATCGCACTGGCCACGAACACCACGTTGGACCCGGGCAATCCGGCGTACCGGTGGGTGGACAGGGGCCTTGTGCAACGATCGACGACCACCGACGACTACAACGCGATCGACCCGGGTGTGGTCACGGACGGCCAGGGGACTCCTTGGCTCGCCTTCGGATCGTTCTGGAGCGGTATCCGGATGATCCGGCTGCAGTGGCCCTCGGGCCTGGCCGCGCCGAACCAGGCAACGCCGCTGCGACTGGCTGATCGGAGAGTTCCGCCGAACGCGATCGAAGCGCCGTACATCGTCTCGCGCGGCGGCTGGTACTACCTGTTCGTCTCGTTCGACTTCTGCTGCCGCGGCACCGAGAGCACCTACAAGATCGCCGTCGGCCGCTCCCGGTCCGTCACCGGCCCGTACTCCGACCAGGCAGGCAAGCCGATGCTCGAAGGGGGCGGCACCGTCATTCTCAGCAGCGCCGGCCGCAAGATCGGGCCCGGCGGCCAGTCCGTCTCGGGCGACTGGCTCGCCCACCACTACTACGACGCGGATGCCAATGGCGCCGTCCGTCTCGACATCCGTCAACTCAGCTGGGGATCCAACGGCTGGCCCAGCATCCGCTGA
- a CDS encoding carbohydrate ABC transporter permease, which translates to MTAQAISLRPAVSGPVQPRFSFAKVASIVGAALLALLWLVPLLWALDTSLKPEPETTRTPITWFPVDPTSAAYRSVLDQGSILRWFLNSTIVAVLVTALTLLVSVLAAYGFSRTTFPGRKVLFGLLVAGILVPPQVLIVPLFAEMTTLRLVDTYWGVVLPQVVAPVMVFVLKKFFDGVPRDYEDAARVDGATRLRIVWSVMVPMSRPILGAVAIFTFIGAWNNFLWPFIVTTDPSMMTIPVGLANVQGSYGLRYAQIMASAVLGGLPLLIIYGLFQRHVIRGVGDAGVKG; encoded by the coding sequence ATGACAGCCCAGGCCATCTCGTTGCGGCCGGCGGTGAGTGGACCGGTGCAGCCGAGATTCAGCTTCGCCAAGGTCGCCTCGATCGTCGGAGCGGCACTGCTCGCCCTGCTCTGGCTGGTGCCGTTGCTGTGGGCACTCGACACGTCCCTCAAGCCCGAGCCGGAGACCACCAGGACGCCGATCACCTGGTTCCCCGTCGATCCGACCTCGGCCGCCTACCGGAGTGTTCTCGACCAGGGATCGATCCTGCGCTGGTTCCTGAACAGCACGATCGTGGCGGTCCTGGTGACCGCCCTGACCCTGCTCGTCTCGGTGCTGGCGGCGTACGGGTTCTCCCGGACGACCTTTCCCGGCCGGAAGGTGCTGTTCGGCCTCCTGGTCGCCGGAATCCTGGTGCCGCCGCAGGTCCTGATCGTGCCCTTGTTCGCCGAGATGACGACGCTGCGACTCGTCGACACCTACTGGGGTGTCGTCCTGCCGCAGGTGGTCGCTCCGGTGATGGTCTTCGTGCTGAAGAAGTTCTTCGACGGCGTACCGCGTGATTACGAGGACGCCGCCCGGGTGGACGGAGCCACCCGGCTGCGGATCGTCTGGAGCGTCATGGTGCCGATGTCGCGGCCGATCCTCGGCGCGGTCGCGATCTTCACCTTCATCGGTGCCTGGAACAACTTCCTCTGGCCGTTCATCGTCACCACCGACCCGTCGATGATGACGATCCCGGTCGGACTGGCCAACGTCCAGGGTTCCTACGGCCTGCGGTACGCCCAGATCATGGCCTCGGCCGTGCTCGGGGGTCTGCCGCTGCTGATCATCTACGGCCTCTTCCAGCGCCACGTGATCCGGGGAGTGGGAGACGCGGGGGTGAAGGGATGA